A single genomic interval of Pyrobaculum arsenaticum DSM 13514 harbors:
- the porB gene encoding pyruvate synthase subunit PorB produces the protein MKVYYKTLKDLPREELFAPGHRMCAGCGAAIAMRWITKTIGPNAIIANATGCVEVTTTPYPETAWMHPYIHVAFENSAAVASGVEAAIKALRRKGLWDAGDTKVVVIAGDGGTYDIGLQSLSGMLERRHGVLYILYDNEAYMNTGIQRSGSTPKFSWTTTTPVGTAVRGKIQWKKDIMGIVMAHRVPYAATASISHILDMVNKIKTALEYTSEGPTFLHIFAPCVPGWRYPENKTVEVARLAVETGYFPLYEWDHGKLKLNPPSNAHLDKSKRRPLKEYLKLQGRFAHLTDEEIAELEKELDAYWEYLGKLAQL, from the coding sequence ATGAAGGTCTACTACAAAACCTTGAAAGATCTGCCGCGGGAGGAGCTCTTCGCGCCGGGTCACAGGATGTGTGCTGGCTGTGGCGCGGCGATCGCCATGAGGTGGATTACCAAAACGATTGGCCCAAACGCCATAATTGCCAACGCCACCGGTTGCGTCGAGGTGACGACTACGCCTTACCCCGAGACGGCGTGGATGCACCCCTATATCCACGTCGCCTTTGAGAACTCCGCCGCTGTCGCCTCCGGCGTGGAGGCGGCGATAAAGGCGCTGAGGAGGAAAGGCCTCTGGGACGCCGGAGATACCAAGGTGGTCGTCATCGCAGGAGACGGCGGGACCTACGACATCGGCCTCCAGTCCCTCAGTGGGATGCTGGAGAGGAGACACGGCGTGTTGTACATACTATACGACAACGAGGCCTATATGAACACGGGTATCCAGCGCTCGGGCTCTACACCTAAGTTCAGCTGGACCACGACGACGCCGGTGGGCACGGCTGTGAGGGGGAAGATCCAGTGGAAGAAGGACATAATGGGCATCGTGATGGCGCACAGAGTGCCCTACGCGGCGACGGCCTCTATATCTCATATACTGGACATGGTTAACAAGATCAAGACGGCGCTGGAGTACACCTCGGAGGGGCCCACGTTCTTGCACATCTTTGCGCCGTGTGTGCCGGGCTGGCGGTACCCAGAAAACAAGACGGTGGAGGTGGCCAGGCTAGCAGTGGAGACGGGCTACTTCCCCCTGTACGAGTGGGACCACGGCAAGCTGAAGCTCAACCCGCCCAGCAACGCCCACCTAGACAAGTCGAAGAGGAGGCCGTTGAAAGAATACCTAAAGCTCCAGGGAAGGTTCGCCCACTTGACAGACGAGGAGATTGCCGAGCTGGAAAAGGAGCTAGACGCCTATTGGGAGTACCTGGGCAAGTTGGCGCAGCTCTAG
- a CDS encoding preprotein translocase subunit SecE, giving the protein MEHIAVALATVVYLALLLLTYYALLKRSPPGYNKPTKKELAVIALMVVAMLVFLSLLFSGLQ; this is encoded by the coding sequence ATGGAACACATAGCCGTCGCCTTGGCCACGGTTGTGTACTTAGCACTGCTGCTTCTAACCTACTACGCCCTACTCAAGCGATCCCCGCCCGGGTATAACAAGCCGACGAAGAAAGAGCTGGCAGTAATCGCGCTGATGGTGGTGGCTATGTTAGTTTTTCTAAGCCTCCTCTTCAGCGGCCTTCAGTAG
- a CDS encoding family 1 encapsulin nanocompartment shell protein, producing MVFSKNPVDITRDRKLSSGEIADSLRLAIMAELDAISLYLQLARLIDDERVRKVFEDIAKEEKTHFGEFLALLKHIDPEQVEQLKAGLIEVGELTGIKAPMNDPDNKRVGESNARSDPPPDVVSSSGLSPEELRYLQNRVREVSGKVRRFRRYLATYEAGPGVDAVPLEEAAPGPTIAANRSVVPLKELSVKFSISQRQIEYARARGEAVYSTSADRAAVRLAYEEDATILGDILGNPKVKTMGITSWDAPGSAVAEVSNAVNLLYSNYVPEPYVLFVSPGRFTKLLTVVEKTGVMELTRVKSLVQDVVVVPQLRDDTALLLSTHQSIIDVAVGVDTALVYLGPEDGTHGFNLWETLAVRIKDPNGVVVLKQT from the coding sequence ATGGTATTCTCGAAGAACCCGGTAGACATTACTAGGGACAGAAAGTTGTCCTCTGGAGAGATCGCCGACTCGCTTAGGCTTGCCATTATGGCCGAGCTAGATGCCATAAGCCTATATCTCCAATTGGCCAGGCTAATCGACGACGAGAGAGTAAGGAAGGTCTTTGAGGACATAGCTAAGGAGGAGAAGACGCACTTCGGCGAATTTCTCGCACTGCTTAAACACATCGACCCCGAGCAGGTGGAGCAGTTGAAGGCAGGCTTGATAGAAGTCGGCGAGCTGACAGGCATAAAGGCGCCGATGAATGATCCCGACAATAAGCGGGTTGGCGAGTCTAACGCGCGCAGTGATCCGCCGCCTGACGTGGTCTCTTCGTCGGGCCTAAGCCCCGAAGAGCTCAGGTACTTGCAGAATAGGGTGAGGGAGGTCTCCGGCAAGGTGAGGAGGTTTAGGAGGTATCTTGCGACATATGAGGCGGGCCCCGGGGTCGACGCAGTGCCGCTGGAGGAGGCGGCCCCCGGCCCCACAATAGCCGCTAATAGGTCGGTGGTGCCGCTTAAGGAGCTGAGCGTGAAGTTCTCCATATCGCAGAGGCAGATCGAGTACGCAAGAGCTAGGGGCGAGGCGGTCTACTCGACGTCGGCGGATAGGGCAGCGGTTAGGCTAGCGTATGAGGAAGACGCAACAATACTCGGCGATATTCTGGGCAACCCGAAGGTCAAGACAATGGGCATCACGTCGTGGGACGCGCCGGGGTCTGCCGTAGCTGAGGTCTCAAACGCCGTAAATCTGCTTTACAGCAACTACGTGCCCGAGCCCTATGTGTTATTTGTAAGCCCCGGCAGATTCACGAAACTCTTGACAGTTGTCGAGAAGACTGGCGTCATGGAGCTGACGAGAGTTAAGTCCCTAGTTCAAGACGTCGTCGTGGTGCCCCAACTGAGAGACGACACGGCACTGTTGCTGTCAACCCACCAATCAATCATCGACGTAGCCGTAGGCGTAGACACGGCGCTGGTATACCTCGGCCCCGAAGACGGTACACACGGGTTCAACTTGTGGGAAACCTTGGCGGTGAGGATCAAGGATCCCAACGGCGTAGTAGTACTAAAACAAACGTAG
- the coaBC gene encoding bifunctional phosphopantothenoylcysteine decarboxylase/phosphopantothenate--cysteine ligase CoaBC has translation MSEVDAIRGTYSNLLAGAKIALIVSSGVSLYKSIDLARLLIRHGADVHVFMTPKAARLVSPHMFQWATGRRPVVRLTGAAEHVEICSKADVVVVAPATANTIAKLSLGIADNAALTCALAASRAKMVIVPAMNLSMWEAPAVREALERLGRRALVAPPVVEEGKAKYPPPEEVTEYVIDATAPRDYEGVRVLVTAGPTHEHIDDVKYITTPSSGLTGYYFAREAAARGAKVTLVAGPAAIRQPPGVEMVKVTSVLEMHRAVVERAAHHDVFIFAAAPLDFYVEKRACGKIDSSLEEYHVVLKQAPKAAQEVKRLNPRAFVIGFKAEHGVSEEELVERARRRMESGGWDMALAHDVSKMGFGTLKDQYIVITKSGVSKIGPAHKRELARLILTAARREL, from the coding sequence ATGTCTGAAGTTGACGCGATAAGGGGGACATACAGCAATCTCCTCGCTGGCGCCAAGATCGCCCTAATAGTGTCCTCTGGGGTATCGCTGTACAAGTCAATTGACTTAGCCAGACTTCTCATCCGCCACGGGGCCGACGTGCACGTCTTCATGACGCCGAAGGCGGCTCGGTTGGTTTCGCCGCACATGTTTCAATGGGCCACTGGGAGGAGGCCCGTGGTGAGGCTGACTGGCGCGGCAGAGCACGTGGAGATCTGCTCGAAGGCCGACGTGGTGGTCGTGGCCCCCGCCACGGCGAACACCATCGCCAAGCTCTCGCTGGGCATTGCCGACAACGCCGCGTTGACATGCGCCCTGGCCGCCTCACGCGCCAAAATGGTGATCGTCCCAGCCATGAACCTCTCCATGTGGGAGGCGCCGGCGGTGAGGGAAGCGCTTGAGAGGCTGGGGAGGAGGGCGCTGGTGGCGCCGCCGGTGGTGGAGGAGGGCAAGGCCAAGTACCCCCCACCCGAGGAGGTGACCGAGTACGTCATAGACGCCACGGCCCCGAGGGACTACGAGGGGGTGAGGGTGTTGGTAACGGCGGGGCCCACCCACGAGCACATAGACGACGTGAAGTACATAACTACGCCGAGTAGCGGGCTGACGGGGTACTACTTCGCCAGGGAGGCCGCGGCGAGGGGGGCCAAGGTGACGTTGGTGGCAGGGCCGGCGGCGATTAGGCAACCACCCGGCGTGGAGATGGTCAAGGTGACGTCGGTTCTGGAAATGCACCGCGCCGTTGTGGAGAGGGCGGCCCACCACGACGTCTTTATATTCGCAGCGGCGCCGCTTGACTTCTACGTGGAGAAAAGGGCCTGCGGTAAGATAGACAGCTCCCTCGAGGAATACCACGTGGTATTGAAGCAGGCCCCCAAGGCGGCGCAGGAGGTGAAGAGGTTAAACCCCCGCGCCTTTGTGATAGGCTTCAAGGCCGAGCACGGCGTCTCTGAGGAGGAGCTCGTGGAAAGGGCCAGGCGGAGGATGGAAAGCGGCGGCTGGGACATGGCCCTGGCCCACGACGTGTCGAAGATGGGATTCGGAACCCTGAAGGATCAGTACATCGTGATCACCAAGAGCGGCGTGTCCAAAATCGGCCCAGCCCACAAGCGGGAGCTGGCCAGGCTGATCCTAACCGCGGCGCGCCGCGAGCTGTAG
- a CDS encoding DUF3536 domain-containing protein, whose translation MIVFHLHLYQPQREDPWLEIILPEPSASPYRHWNERVSRECYEPNAELGNYQWVSFDVGPTLMSWLRANKPLVYKALFEADKAGLERWGHGNALAHPYYHVILPLVSRRDRDILVYWGVEYFRRVFKRSPEGMWLPEMAVDLETLEVLADNGVTYTVLTQSQVKGRLAGGPYKVVLPSGRSIAVFVRDEALSNALAFSGFERFGEMLRGVSGDVVVALDGETFGHHIKGGDKMLAQFIQANRDRLGNLGALYEKGYKGEVEIVERTSWSCPHGLGRWSYDCGCDGPAPWREPLRKLIDWVGEVVDKAFVERLGDRGWALLREYIAVVLGGSNDGYTAEELKLLEAQRAKLAANTSDAWFFARVGIEFGIAVKWALRSLELIEDKAVLGEFFNRLRQIAVDGKTAMAFCPGVRGPLLAAAMYLALSTAGAPQERIGPYIVRPINDEFEIVDSRIREVYRFRHDLLWGRTESL comes from the coding sequence GTGATAGTGTTTCATCTTCACCTGTATCAGCCGCAGAGGGAGGATCCTTGGCTGGAGATTATACTACCGGAGCCCTCTGCCTCTCCGTATAGGCACTGGAACGAGAGGGTCTCACGGGAGTGTTACGAGCCTAACGCGGAGCTGGGCAACTACCAGTGGGTGAGCTTCGACGTAGGACCTACGCTGATGAGCTGGCTGAGGGCAAACAAGCCTCTGGTCTACAAGGCGCTTTTCGAGGCAGATAAGGCGGGGCTGGAGAGGTGGGGCCACGGAAACGCACTTGCTCATCCATACTACCACGTAATCCTCCCGTTGGTCTCCCGGCGGGATCGGGACATCCTCGTCTACTGGGGGGTGGAGTACTTCAGGAGGGTGTTTAAGAGGAGCCCCGAGGGGATGTGGCTCCCCGAGATGGCGGTGGATCTCGAGACCTTGGAGGTGTTGGCGGACAACGGAGTTACGTACACAGTCCTCACCCAGAGCCAAGTAAAGGGGCGCCTCGCAGGCGGGCCCTACAAGGTGGTTCTGCCTAGCGGGAGGAGCATTGCGGTTTTCGTCCGCGACGAGGCGTTGTCCAATGCCCTCGCCTTCTCGGGCTTTGAGAGATTTGGGGAGATGCTGAGAGGCGTCTCGGGCGACGTCGTCGTTGCCCTCGACGGTGAAACCTTCGGCCACCACATAAAGGGAGGGGACAAGATGCTTGCCCAGTTTATACAAGCCAATAGGGACCGGCTGGGCAACCTCGGAGCCTTGTACGAGAAGGGCTACAAAGGCGAGGTGGAGATTGTGGAGAGGACCTCGTGGAGTTGCCCCCACGGCCTTGGGAGATGGAGCTACGACTGCGGATGCGACGGCCCGGCTCCTTGGAGGGAGCCTCTGAGGAAGCTCATAGACTGGGTAGGCGAGGTTGTGGATAAGGCATTTGTGGAGAGGCTGGGCGATAGGGGGTGGGCGCTCCTCAGGGAATACATAGCAGTGGTGCTGGGCGGCAGCAACGATGGGTACACCGCCGAGGAGCTCAAGTTGCTGGAGGCGCAGCGGGCTAAGCTGGCGGCTAATACAAGCGATGCGTGGTTCTTCGCCCGGGTCGGCATTGAGTTCGGCATAGCTGTTAAGTGGGCGCTCAGGTCGCTAGAGCTAATAGAAGATAAAGCCGTGTTAGGGGAGTTCTTCAACCGGCTCAGGCAGATAGCTGTAGACGGGAAGACCGCTATGGCCTTCTGCCCAGGCGTCAGAGGGCCGTTGCTAGCCGCCGCCATGTACCTAGCCCTATCTACTGCCGGGGCTCCGCAAGAGCGGATTGGGCCGTACATAGTAAGACCTATCAACGACGAGTTTGAGATAGTGGATAGCAGGATTAGAGAAGTGTATAGATTCAGACACGACTTATTATGGGGAAGAACTGAAAGTTTATAA
- a CDS encoding pyridoxal-phosphate dependent enzyme — protein sequence MCLERYREFIERGSYKVSNSDDVSCFSVLLQREVAPGEEVRLGDIMPSPRLNRVFNDPLDLLVGGWPTPLLKIADRPREAYAKLEWYNPFSASVKDRTVYYLLKSARGDRLVEVSSGNVAVAMAAVGNVLGKKVKIYLPSAGRYVTPFLDFLGAEWQVLDVSMTVEALEHLEKDIREGAVHPNQFGNDINFVAHLRTAAEIDWQLSSIGKKPDYVVAGVGTSGHASALGFYFGVRYGAKLIAVQPRDWIPGIRRVESGMKWIGLVPAEIVDVSLAEALQGVRDFAKKYGLLIGPSSGAVYAVYARSGRDGVYVLVFPDNLFKYSSLLQQL from the coding sequence GTGTGCCTGGAACGCTACCGGGAGTTTATAGAAAGGGGCTCTTACAAGGTATCGAACAGCGACGACGTCTCGTGCTTTTCGGTTCTTTTGCAGAGGGAGGTTGCGCCGGGGGAGGAGGTGCGGCTAGGCGATATTATGCCCAGCCCTAGGCTTAACAGGGTTTTCAATGACCCCCTCGACCTCCTCGTCGGCGGCTGGCCGACTCCTCTGCTGAAAATAGCAGACCGCCCGCGGGAGGCCTACGCCAAGCTGGAGTGGTACAACCCCTTTAGCGCCAGCGTGAAGGATCGCACGGTGTACTACCTCCTCAAATCGGCTAGGGGAGACAGGCTGGTGGAGGTGTCGAGCGGCAACGTCGCCGTGGCGATGGCCGCCGTCGGCAACGTCTTGGGGAAGAAGGTCAAGATATACCTTCCCTCCGCCGGCCGCTACGTGACGCCCTTCCTCGACTTCCTGGGGGCCGAGTGGCAAGTGCTCGACGTCTCCATGACGGTGGAGGCTCTTGAACACCTAGAAAAGGACATCAGGGAGGGGGCCGTGCATCCCAACCAGTTCGGCAACGACATAAACTTCGTCGCCCACCTCCGCACCGCGGCCGAGATCGACTGGCAACTGTCCTCGATCGGCAAGAAGCCGGACTACGTCGTTGCGGGGGTGGGCACCTCGGGCCACGCCTCGGCGCTGGGCTTCTACTTTGGCGTTAGGTACGGCGCTAAGCTGATCGCCGTCCAGCCGAGGGACTGGATCCCCGGCATCAGGAGGGTGGAGAGCGGCATGAAGTGGATAGGCCTAGTGCCTGCGGAAATTGTCGACGTCTCCCTCGCCGAGGCGCTCCAGGGCGTTAGGGACTTCGCGAAGAAGTACGGACTGCTGATAGGCCCAAGCTCTGGCGCGGTATATGCCGTGTATGCTAGGTCGGGCCGCGACGGCGTTTACGTACTGGTGTTCCCGGACAACCTTTTCAAATACTCGTCGCTACTCCAGCAACTATGA
- the malQ gene encoding 4-alpha-glucanotransferase, which translates to MLRGAGVLLHITSLPGGCYVGDLGPEAYKFAEFLAEAEQTYWQTLPINHSVPEYENSPYSAVSSFAGDPKLISLDLMKREGLIDQVPDCPPAERVDYAAAWEVKKKALEKALRRGKKLSDYKNFVESTPWLEDYAYYMAMRDLYGPWPKWPRRDPPGELVELYKFAQFVFWRQWRELKQYVNSLGIFLIGDLPIYPSLDSADVWRHRRYFKITEDGAPLYVAGVPPDYFSPTGQLWGNPVYNWEALRADGYRWWLDRLRHTLSAFDYVRLDHFRGYVAYWEVPAGEKTAVNGRWVPAPGAELLEKARSELGELRLIAEDLGYITPDVVELRDRLGFPGMRVLQFAWDGNPANEHKPHNHVKNSVVYTGTHDNNTAVGWYLEEATPRARREFCQYAKCSAAEGVHWCFIRLAYMSVANVAIVPIQDVLGLGSEARMNKPGTVGGNWRWRLAKMPNAAVRRRLRKLTRIYGR; encoded by the coding sequence ATGCTACGGGGGGCAGGCGTTTTACTCCACATAACTTCACTCCCGGGCGGTTGCTACGTGGGTGATCTAGGCCCGGAGGCGTATAAATTCGCCGAGTTTTTAGCAGAGGCGGAGCAGACCTACTGGCAGACGCTACCTATTAACCACAGCGTGCCGGAGTACGAGAACTCTCCCTACAGCGCCGTGTCGAGCTTCGCAGGGGATCCAAAACTGATAAGCCTGGACCTCATGAAGAGGGAGGGCCTCATAGACCAAGTGCCGGATTGTCCCCCTGCCGAGAGGGTCGACTACGCCGCGGCGTGGGAGGTGAAGAAGAAGGCGCTGGAAAAGGCGCTGAGGAGGGGCAAGAAGCTCAGCGACTACAAGAACTTCGTGGAGTCCACCCCTTGGCTTGAAGACTACGCCTACTATATGGCCATGAGGGACCTCTACGGGCCCTGGCCGAAGTGGCCGAGGAGAGATCCGCCGGGGGAGCTGGTGGAGCTTTACAAATTCGCCCAGTTCGTCTTCTGGCGCCAGTGGCGGGAGCTCAAGCAGTACGTAAACAGCTTGGGTATATTCTTAATAGGGGACCTCCCCATATACCCCAGCCTAGACAGCGCCGACGTGTGGAGACACAGGCGGTACTTCAAAATCACAGAGGACGGCGCCCCCCTCTACGTGGCCGGCGTCCCGCCGGACTACTTCTCGCCGACTGGCCAGCTCTGGGGCAACCCAGTATACAACTGGGAAGCCTTGAGGGCCGACGGTTACAGGTGGTGGCTAGACCGGCTGAGGCACACGCTGTCCGCATTTGACTACGTGAGGCTGGACCACTTCCGCGGATACGTGGCCTACTGGGAGGTCCCTGCCGGCGAGAAGACGGCGGTGAACGGTCGGTGGGTCCCCGCGCCGGGGGCGGAGCTACTGGAAAAAGCCAGGTCGGAGCTGGGGGAGCTTAGGCTAATCGCAGAGGACCTCGGCTACATAACGCCAGACGTGGTGGAGCTGAGAGACCGCCTCGGCTTCCCCGGCATGCGTGTCTTGCAGTTCGCCTGGGACGGCAACCCCGCAAACGAGCACAAGCCACACAACCACGTCAAAAACTCCGTGGTGTACACCGGCACCCACGACAACAACACGGCGGTGGGGTGGTATCTAGAAGAGGCGACGCCGAGAGCGAGGCGGGAGTTTTGCCAGTATGCGAAGTGCTCAGCCGCGGAGGGCGTACACTGGTGTTTCATCAGGCTGGCCTACATGTCAGTTGCCAACGTAGCGATCGTGCCTATACAAGACGTGCTGGGCCTTGGTAGCGAGGCGCGGATGAACAAGCCAGGCACAGTGGGGGGTAACTGGAGGTGGAGGCTGGCAAAGATGCCCAACGCCGCCGTGAGGAGGCGGCTGAGAAAACTAACCCGCATATACGGGCGTTGA
- a CDS encoding MFS transporter, which translates to MRLAASYVPILVARIGSGASAFLVVKLASGGAVEAGFVLAAYPFLEALGAFVAGRWSDTLGRKTTLIMGYVVRSIAMLALAWAFYTHEAPWLEAFLNGVIGFTTAFILTSSLAMATDLTEVRNRGLGMGGFEFINLGSYGVGYLLGSALYSIFQDPSAYLAVALFTTVAIPVFAKYIEETRPAAPGEGRLLLSVLPPSAVALLPVWFALTTIIGLAMYSPRILRIEGGNLGVAGHIVQMLGGHLAIGLLFISALALLGLGAIFFGRLADRWGRLKTFRLGLIGGLLALVTLNVALRLSLGVVEAVAITAPLLFLTSAIGPSILAMIGDEADIRYRGTVMGIYSVMLGLGIGFGSLLGGFVAAAFPQYEINGLAAAALGVYATMAALHLVVANTSAGKRGLALEKG; encoded by the coding sequence ATGAGACTCGCCGCTAGCTATGTTCCCATTTTAGTTGCCCGTATTGGGTCGGGGGCCTCTGCGTTTCTGGTAGTCAAGCTGGCAAGCGGGGGCGCCGTGGAGGCGGGCTTCGTCCTCGCCGCCTATCCGTTTCTAGAGGCGCTGGGAGCCTTCGTGGCGGGTCGTTGGTCGGATACCCTGGGCAGAAAAACAACGCTGATTATGGGCTACGTGGTGAGGTCGATTGCGATGTTGGCTCTGGCGTGGGCTTTCTACACGCATGAAGCCCCGTGGCTGGAGGCGTTTCTAAACGGGGTAATAGGCTTCACCACCGCGTTTATCCTCACGTCGTCGCTCGCAATGGCCACAGACCTCACAGAGGTGAGAAATAGGGGGCTGGGTATGGGAGGTTTTGAGTTCATAAACCTGGGGAGCTACGGCGTGGGCTACCTCTTGGGCTCTGCCTTGTACTCCATTTTTCAGGACCCATCAGCGTATTTAGCGGTGGCGTTGTTCACCACAGTTGCTATTCCAGTATTCGCAAAGTACATAGAGGAGACGAGACCAGCGGCGCCTGGGGAGGGGAGGCTCTTGCTCTCGGTACTGCCGCCTTCGGCGGTGGCTCTTCTCCCCGTGTGGTTTGCCTTAACAACGATAATAGGGCTTGCGATGTATTCGCCAAGAATTTTAAGAATAGAAGGGGGCAACCTCGGCGTGGCGGGGCACATCGTGCAGATGCTCGGCGGTCACCTGGCAATCGGCCTCTTGTTTATCAGTGCCTTGGCTTTGCTGGGGCTGGGCGCAATATTCTTCGGTAGGCTGGCCGACAGGTGGGGGCGGCTGAAGACCTTTAGGCTGGGGCTGATAGGCGGCCTCCTCGCCCTTGTAACGCTAAACGTTGCGCTACGCCTCAGCCTAGGCGTCGTTGAGGCAGTCGCAATCACGGCCCCCCTGCTGTTCCTAACCTCGGCTATTGGACCCTCGATCTTGGCCATGATCGGCGACGAGGCCGATATAAGGTATAGGGGGACTGTCATGGGGATATACAGCGTTATGCTAGGGCTTGGGATCGGCTTCGGAAGCCTTCTAGGGGGCTTCGTGGCCGCCGCGTTTCCGCAATATGAAATAAACGGGCTAGCCGCCGCGGCGCTCGGCGTATACGCCACAATGGCGGCGCTCCACTTGGTCGTAGCTAACACATCCGCCGGGAAGAGGGGGCTAGCGCTAGAGAAGGGGTAG
- a CDS encoding helix-turn-helix domain-containing protein translates to MRLTPAQRLVLYYMAFETVYHGRAWFTFEDIRAGTGLAVRTLRAALVALRRQGFVESFMVPGMGKKMLHRLRLEKILPEPELQGLYLVDYSGEKLTPDAISVISRAEVVLYTENVPVKKLEGLAKRLKPFKGEIPQASSVAVVFNSLLDWDKVAPLAAKARYICASNALDKAVGICLTCGEVDIDLKTIRIKTPGPDLANLLDKYELVGTLTVQGCGGGKAELAVLRKRS, encoded by the coding sequence GTGAGGCTCACTCCGGCGCAGAGGCTCGTGTTGTACTACATGGCGTTTGAAACTGTTTACCACGGTAGGGCGTGGTTTACTTTTGAGGATATTAGGGCTGGCACTGGGCTGGCGGTTAGGACTCTTAGGGCGGCGCTGGTGGCTCTGAGGAGGCAGGGGTTTGTGGAGAGTTTTATGGTCCCCGGCATGGGTAAGAAAATGCTTCACAGACTGAGGCTTGAGAAAATACTCCCAGAGCCTGAGCTACAGGGACTATACCTGGTGGACTACTCGGGGGAGAAGCTGACCCCAGACGCAATCTCGGTGATCAGCAGAGCCGAGGTCGTCTTGTACACAGAAAACGTGCCTGTCAAGAAGCTGGAAGGCCTTGCCAAGAGGCTGAAGCCCTTCAAGGGCGAAATCCCCCAGGCCAGCTCCGTGGCGGTGGTCTTCAACTCCCTCCTCGACTGGGACAAGGTGGCGCCCCTCGCCGCAAAGGCTAGGTACATATGCGCCTCCAACGCCCTGGACAAGGCTGTGGGGATCTGCCTCACGTGCGGCGAGGTGGACATAGACCTCAAGACGATCAGGATCAAGACGCCTGGCCCCGACTTGGCAAATCTGCTTGATAAGTACGAGCTGGTCGGCACATTGACAGTACAGGGTTGCGGCGGCGGAAAGGCAGAGCTGGCAGTCCTTAGGAAGAGGTCATAG
- a CDS encoding transcriptional regulator, whose protein sequence is MSFEKALSAVRALIAKELVVRGLSVNETAKLLGLTPAAVSMYISGKRGGELVQELARDERVMALIRSHAEIAAEEAKKGAKKPLDLTELAKVVANIIAQRAPQTALEDIIRERIRLEQETATRAMAYSYRVRNPLVRALFMQIATDSLRHAEILTMILDYLSGRLKAEGVDLGDEELEALASEESAMRESIAELYKVGDPVVRALILSIELDEQKHYQLVKTLQLAARRG, encoded by the coding sequence GTGAGTTTTGAAAAGGCGCTATCCGCGGTGAGGGCTCTTATAGCAAAAGAGCTAGTGGTAAGGGGGCTAAGCGTTAACGAGACGGCGAAGCTCCTCGGCCTGACGCCTGCGGCGGTGTCGATGTACATTTCAGGGAAGCGCGGAGGGGAGTTGGTGCAGGAGCTGGCCCGGGACGAGAGGGTAATGGCGCTTATTAGAAGCCATGCGGAAATCGCAGCCGAGGAGGCTAAGAAAGGCGCAAAAAAGCCGCTGGACCTAACCGAGCTTGCCAAAGTAGTCGCAAACATAATCGCACAGAGGGCGCCCCAGACGGCGCTGGAGGATATCATCAGGGAGCGGATTAGGCTAGAACAAGAGACCGCGACCCGCGCCATGGCGTATTCGTACAGGGTTAGAAACCCGCTTGTCCGCGCCTTGTTTATGCAAATCGCGACAGACAGCTTGCGCCACGCCGAGATCCTCACAATGATTTTAGACTACTTATCGGGACGACTTAAGGCGGAGGGAGTCGACCTAGGCGATGAGGAGCTGGAGGCGCTTGCGTCGGAGGAGTCCGCCATGAGGGAGAGCATCGCGGAGCTGTACAAGGTGGGCGATCCCGTGGTGAGAGCTTTGATCCTCTCCATCGAGCTGGACGAGCAGAAGCACTACCAGCTCGTCAAGACGCTACAGCTCGCGGCGCGCCGCGGTTAG